AATCTCATTACAAGATCCCTGCCAACTCACTATGTTCACATGAAGGGAGCAGAGCCTCTCTCCTTGCTCCCTAAAATTTCAGAGAGCCTTGCCAAAGTCCTCCAGCACCATCTAGAATCTTTTGCTGTGGAGGGTGCAGGATACAGCTTAAAACATCAAGAGAAAAGTGTTTAAGAGATTATTCAAGAGTCTGCTAAGCAGTATTCTCTGTAGTCAATAAAATGCTTCAATAGCATTTGGAATCCAacttaaatttaatatttacacTCGGTATATCATTGTACTCAgtgtaaatattaaatttacATACTGAAATTTGCATACTTTTAATGTCTAGATCTGTGCATTTAGTTTTTCAAGAGGATTTAATCCTACATCCTAAggaataaatgaagaaagaCAGCCCCACCTGCTGACAGAACAGTCACAGTACAGAGGGAAAATTAACTTCGCAGCTGGCTAGAAAACACGAGTTTTCTTTCCACCTCTTTCATACACACCCCAAAACCACTTTATTCCAGCATTGTAAGACCTCAAATCTCATTCTCCCTTTGCTCAGCAGGCAAACTCAGCTGAAAAATCAGCTTGTTATCCTTTCTAGAATTCACTGCTCCTTGTCAAGACTAATGCGCAAATTACTGTAGTGTCAGAAATCACTGTAGTGTCAGAAAATACAGTTGCATAAAAGCTACTTGAAGGACAATCAGCTGAAACCTATTTGAAGAGTTCACCTGCATCTCATATActtcttcctgtgctgaggactgTAAGAACACTTTATCAAATCAATAAAGTGCAGTGTTCATAAGTATTTTGCAACTTCAGTGAAGTTTGTTTTCCAATAATGTGAAGAatgctttttaatttgaaatcctttgatctcttttcctttttttttttttgttgtttgttttgtgtgtgtgtaaatagcataattctgtaattttgtttcaaaagttTTATCTAGTAAGAGCCTTTTTCCCTTATGTCACTAATCATTTCTAAATAGATTTTCATACTATCCCAAAagctctttttctccccctttcttcAAAGCCTAAATTTCTATTAGATTAGCTGTTCCAAAGAACACACAGAACTGCCAAGAGAAAGTGGAAAAGTTCCTTTCAAAAATAATCTTCCTTTGCCTATACCTGGCACAATTAGATCCCTTAGAAGTACcttgcttttccttcattttaaagCATGTGAAACAGTGACAAGTTGTCCTATAAATACAGAGTGAAGAGGATGCTGGATAGACATTGCCAGTAATTCCCCACGACGTAACTCATAGTCCCTCATCTATTTTTCCCGAAATTACacccagaaaaaaagatttgtcACCTCCTCTCAAAGTTCTCAAGTACAAGCTTGAGAAGTCCACTTCTGTTATCTTCTGCTCCTATAAGAACTGACAACACTGCTgtaaggataataaaaaatagcaaTCTTTCTGTAATACTTAGTAAATatgatttttccctctttagTAAAAAGTTAATAATTAACACACAAGATAATGGGAAGCACAGGGATGAATTAAGTATCACCTTGTGACAAATGGGACAAGAGTTGAATTCCAATCATGATACATAGTaataaaactgaacaaaaaaaaatccacagaaaaagaCTGCCACTTGGACACGGGAAAATTTAACTTTACTGATCTGTCAATGCTACAGTGTCTCCAGTTAAGAAACTGATGTTTGGAAGTTGATGAAGCTTTGTTTTGACACTAGCTTGCTGCAAGGCATAAAAAGTGATGCAGCATGATATAATATTAGCAGAATTTGATGCCTATGTTCATGCTTACCAGGGACTATTTCAATAAGTTTTACAATCAATGCATTCATTTATATTCCActaaacaacacaaaaccagaGATTAATTCTTCAGGATCATTTTATTAGCAATGAGGAACATAAATCTCTTATGAAAATATTCTTAACATTTCAATATATAAGAATTATCTATAAAAATATACTAAATAACAAAGCCAGTAACTTCTACAAAACATTTAATTCAACATATATTTAACAATTTACAGGACATGGCAAAAATCCTTTAATTAACGCTGAGGGTATTTTTACCCCCTTTTTGTCAAACAATAATTCACATAACATACAAAACTACTCATTCTGATATACAGAAGTTATCACCGTAGAATATGTGTGCTCCTTCCTGAAGTCACCTGCATCTGCAGGAACATAAAGCCACAACTTGTCTTTGGATGGATAGGCAGTTATGACCCCAAAAGCattctgctggcagctgcaaTGTCCTGCTGAAGTCAGTGTTCACACCTGCTGTCAGCACGGCCAACACTGAATCCATGCAAGGACAGAGACAATGTTTTTATTACCCTTGTGGGGCTGATGCCACAGATGAGTCTGCCATGGAAATCATGGTTAGAGAACTAAAAAACAGACTCTTCCTGGTTATTTCCCTGCTAACCACTAGTTAGCAAGGAAATAACTTTGAAAGAGGCTGCCTCCCTAGAAATAAACCTTTTAACAGCTCTTATACAAAAGCTCACGGAAGAGAAAATATCATGGGAGtagttgtttattttaaattatggtCAAGGAAAGTATGATCCATTTTGTCACTACTAATTACAGGAAGCACCATCTTGAACTTTTTGGAATTGGGAAtctgttttcagaataaaaattacacatttaaCTAGTAATATCACCTGCTGAGGTTACTTCATGCCTGATGTTAGACAAATGCCGTTTTAATTATATAGACCACCCTCATCTACACAGAGAGCTTGGCAAATTCTTGGTGTAGATTTATTTAAAACCCCTTATTTAAAGGGCTTTTAGAGCATACTTTAAACAACCAACTTAACCTAAAAGAAATTGGCTGCTGCACAATGACCGTACAAAGCCATCAGCTTTCTACGGAAGAGTTGGATACATAAGGCTTTAAGGCTACAAAGTCCCACTGACCACCACCAGCAATTAGTGTCTTGCATAGTAAAGAATGCATGAACCAAAGTTATGATGCATCAGTAACAACTAAATCTTTTTATCCCTGTTTCTGTGCAAAATAACCAGTAATTAATTATACCTCTTTCTATTCAGAATCCACAGAAATCAGAACATTGAATGATTATGTTGAAATTCAAGAGAAACTTAACATTATAACAAAGCAACTGCAATGCAACAATATTCCATTGTATTACACAGGAAGGAGTTTCTATTAGAATGGTATATTTACCCAACTTTAAAGTAAAGATCACAACAGGACAGTACAGACAATGAACATCAATATATTTCTGACTCAAAGctcagaaaaataacttttgacCCTGAGAAACTTGCTAtattaaaaagctaaaaaagaTCAGAATCTAAAAGAATCAAGGCTCAGCCAGTTTCGTTTCAGATTCTCAAACTGTTATaagctttgaagaaaaattctaCCAtcctgaaagaaattttaagaaatattttcaattaaaaaaactccAGCATTTCATGGTATCCACACTTTCGTAGTTTCATTATCTTTAAGGCTTGCAACTAATAGGTTTTCAGCCTATAtttgagaggaagaaaaattttaaaattgaggTGGCTGAAGAACGTAAAGCTCAAATGTCTTTCATTCCAAACATCATGTAGAAACCAGTTACAGAAACTAGCTTGTCATGCTTTATGGATAGAGGAGTTCTAGTCAAGTCCTTCATTCTCATTCCAGTTAAACAGTTCCCTAAAAGATCGATCAAAATTGAAACAATGTTCCAAAACATACATCCTCCAACATAGGATCTGGTTTAGATTAGTATTTtaacaaattaaatatttagcaAGGTTTAAGAACAGCAAGAGCAAATAAGCAGATGAAGCCATAAGGAAACCCTGTATGtttgaacaaagaaaaaaaccaataatCTAGGGGTTTGGGCACAAGAAATATATTGAAAGAGTTTCTGCTAGAACTTGAGACAAAAATTACAAACAACTATACCTAGACGTTGATTTTGGTCATGTAGCAAACTTTCCATGTTTACTTATGTATTAAGGGCAAGAAAACAATCCTTTCTCCAGTAACCTGTTCTTCTCTACTAAGCATAAACAAGATTCATTGAAATCATACGAACTAAAGATGCTTTTCAACGTAAGCTTCCATATAATTTTTACTCTGACCTGACAAAGCACCATTCATACACTGTAATTTCAACTATGAACTAATTCTACTTCCTAATGTTTTTATACTGTCATCAAGTTTAGGCTACTCTGATTTTGTCCTCTCCAACAACCTTACTAAAAAGACATGTACTGGACCAGCTCCCAGGGGTAGCTCATCGCATAACCACATAAGCATTGTGccaagaggagagagcagggctAGCTGACAATCCAAGTTTGCATCAATCTGAACTGCTTTGGAACCACACCTTCGTAAGTTGCAATTCAAACACATGCATATTACACATGAAGTGAAGCAGTAAAAAATGcagtctgttttccttccttcctctgaaaGCTGTTGCTCAGTGGCAGTGATGGttaagcagcagaaaaatcaatCCCAGTTCAGTTTCAAGTATTAAGCAAAAAGGGTGCGAAACcagaattttattattattatgtgaGGCTTTTAAGAGACAGTAAAGCAGTTTCCTGGCCTTGTCAGCAGTAGCTGAGCTTCAGCattcaggaaaagcagagaacagaCAGCTGTAAGCAGGAACCAATTCTACCACTCAAATGGTGGGTGAGAATCTTCTCATATCCATTAACACATTCAGATTCAGCGCGCAGATTTCACCTACGGAAACTTGGACAAAGACAGATCCTCATATCTGGATacatggaaaagatttttctgtgAGGTAATGAAAAACACCTGAAGGACAACTCAATCATTGGTCGCAGCCAGCACGGCTTCATGAATGGCAAGTCTTGATTGtcaaacctgatttccttcTACTACAGGGTAGCCCACCTAGTCAGTCTAGGAAAGCCAGGACACAACCTTTTTGGACTTCAGCAGAGCTTTTGATACTGTCACAGCATCCTTCAGGACAAAgtgtccagcacacagctggagaaCTTTATTACATGATAGGTGAGCAACTGACCAAATGACCTTAGCAGCTCCTCCTAAGTCTGAAAACCTCCTCAAGATACAAAAGACCAAAGAAAGATTCAAGTTAAAACTTTCTTTAAACTTTACAAGTTTTAGACAAGAGACAATCTGAACATTGTGTACTTTTGAGACAAGACCCTAAAGTACATAATGTTCAGATTAGGAAAATCCCACTTCCTGATACTAAACATTTAGTCTTCCTGAAATGTGAAGGACACCAAGACCAGTAATAAAAGTATTTCTCCTTGGTACTTGTTGCATTCTAGATAAAGCCTATAAAAGTGAGAAGATGTGCAAGAGAAGTGATAAATACAGACTTAAAAGGGCCAGCATGAGAAGTGGGACTGAAGCTGCCCGTTCTCACTGCCTGATGCAGTGTGGATGCCTGAATGTGATGTGTATGCATAGCATCACCCTTCCACCAAGCTTTCCTCAAAGCTCTTCTGTAGAATCTCTGTATGACCTTAGCCAAcctgcattttctgtgaaacTGCAATTACATGGCACTCTTGTACATTCTTAGGAAACAGGCAAAAGCTTTACTGTAAAACCTCCTAAGTTTATGAAGGCAAAGGAGACTCAAACTTCGTCTCATAAAGAACTTTTGTATAGAAGAATCTAAAAAGGGTCATAAGCAGCATTAAATATAACCTGTATTAAATAcctaaaaaatataatattttgcATAGAATAAAGAAAAGTGCAGCTACAGCGCAGCATTCCATACCAGAAGAAAGGGCTAATTTATGTGTGGTATAGAATTAACTGTTGTCTCTCATCACTAAGACTGCAACAACTAAAGACACGTTTATATGGAAAAtcacttttgggaaaaaaaaaaaaaaaaaaaaaaggtgattagGTTGTTTCACTATGTGAAGTGCAAACacttgaaattctttttttaaaaaagcaaaactgataGGTAATTTTCACAATTTTCTCTCGGTATTACTcggaaaaaaatgaaatagcttttcttcttttagaatccaaattaaaattaaatctgcaTTTGGCATCTGGTTTGTGCAAAATGATAATTAGAAAGCTTATAGAAGTACAAGCTTTATCTATTCTATAAAAGCCGGTTGTTTAAGGATTATCAATTCTTTATTCCTTCTAACTTTTGTACTGCAATCCCTGTGGTAATCAAGCACAGAACAGCATTAAGTCTGGGAGATTTATTTCCATTGCTCTGAAAAATAGAGTCTAAGTGGAGAGTCAGGAactttaggaaaataaatatagtccacttttgaaagaaagaaactaCTTTTAAGTATCTTTCTACTGCCCATATTAGCATGCCCAAATATAAGAAAGGAAAGTATATACCTCATCAGCTGCTAAAACATCTCcaattttggttaaaaaaaagttatccaGTTATTTTACTGGATATAATTTGGTACTACAATTTAGTAAATaggttatttaaaataaattaaaataaatattgtattGATCTATCTTTCAAGGTTGCTTGTTTCTGTAATGAATTAGTGTCTATATTGTTAGATTTCCCTCTGTTTAGCTTTTTTCACACTATGTCTCCACTTACGAATGGCAGTTCCAGAACTACTGGCTACTACACAAAGGGCACCACCCACAGTCCACCAAGTTGGTAGATGATTGAGAAAAAGagtttgtaaaataaaagcaaacaccaCATCCATTGTTCTCATTATTGCTACAGGTCCAGCTTTCTCTATCTGCAATGCTTTTGTGAGAAATGTCTGACCTCCCAACCCTAACAAGCCTATCAATATTAGAAAAACCCTATCTCTACCACAGTATGGTAAACGCCATTCATTCAAAACAAACAATGCTATAACACATCCAATTAATCCAATGACTGCGTAATACCAAATGGACAAAAAATAATGCACAGATTTTCCCACCTTCCTTAGTATAACAATAGTCGAAGCTGCGGATAATGTGCTCGCAAGCGCTGCTATAGTTCCTTTAAGGTGATCTGAGTAACTTCCTTCAATCCCTGTAACACGTGAGCCAAACAGAAACGGTGGTCTGGCAATAAGAATCACTCCAGTGATTGCAAAGAGAGTAAACAGAAGATCCCAAGGGCTGTATTTCTCTTTGAGAAAGATCCATGCCAGCAACGATGTAAAAACAGGACTGGTAAAAGTTATAACAGTGGCATCAGCTAGCGGCATGACTTGGTAAGCGTAGTAGAGAAGAACCATTGCAGTAGAGCCAAGGAATCCTcggaagaaaagaaaaattcttttacCTTTTGGTCCCAAAAACCctgttctgaaaaacagaaatgtcaCATTAATGTCACTGTCTTGCTTATTTCCTAACTAACATCCAAACATATTTAAGCACCGTACACACCTTTCTAGACAAGGGAGCTTAATACTCAAATATTCTTAACTGTCTGATCACAGAtcaatttatttccattatGACCCCCAATCCCAGAGTCCAGAACCTGTTCTTCCAGTGATTAATTGTTCGCTTGCAAAACAACCCAAGAGTATCTACAAattactttctgttttcttaagaTCACTCTTTAATGGAAATCAAAGCATTTGATACAATAATCCTGGTAGAAACCTCTACCATTCAGAAAGTCAAaggttttcagttttctgaatcACATTAAGAAACTATCAACTAATctaaaataatggaattatGCAACTGAActccaaattaaaataacattgcAATTGCATTTAAGTGAGTTATAATTCTAGATCTAGTTTTAAGAACTaactttaaatttaaacattttttacaCTTACTTGAAGTATATTAAACCAGGAAGAACAAATGCCATTTGGAAAACACATCGAAATGCACTCACTTCCACTGCATGTAcatcttctatttttttaaggaataaagAGGCCACTGAGAAAAGGAAGGCAGACAGTATAGTGTAAAACAGACCGAGTCCTGGGCACG
This portion of the Hirundo rustica isolate bHirRus1 chromosome 8, bHirRus1.pri.v3, whole genome shotgun sequence genome encodes:
- the SLC35G1 gene encoding solute carrier family 35 member G1, producing the protein MAAERTCLGEDSSSFVSAIRGTVACESCRGVQRSGSFLRKQQAARVLRPLRGPLGSPAGSELPLPRRHGLAAPRHRSRCPRRVPLRGTPGRKRRGAASRPGRGAPLRPGSQAGTRRGRDGPGPGGACRGAAEPGPGVTSPAGARRCGRAEGRRRAAPGGRTACAGGQVSPAAAEPPGASRRPRVLMVPCQGGEGDAAPAAGGQEPEVPPGREDGPGAVQPCLCPAPGVEAAGAEERRACGCCSGTSWPFCCEAPGTKKKAACPGLGLFYTILSAFLFSVASLFLKKIEDVHAVEVSAFRCVFQMAFVLPGLIYFKTGFLGPKGKRIFLFFRGFLGSTAMVLLYYAYQVMPLADATVITFTSPVFTSLLAWIFLKEKYSPWDLLFTLFAITGVILIARPPFLFGSRVTGIEGSYSDHLKGTIAALASTLSAASTIVILRKVGKSVHYFLSIWYYAVIGLIGCVIALFVLNEWRLPYCGRDRVFLILIGLLGLGGQTFLTKALQIEKAGPVAIMRTMDVVFAFILQTLFLNHLPTWWTVGGALCVVASSSGTAIRKWRHSVKKAKQREI